One Artemia franciscana chromosome 7, ASM3288406v1, whole genome shotgun sequence DNA segment encodes these proteins:
- the LOC136028651 gene encoding uncharacterized protein LOC136028651, with product MKQSKLQQFFKKPGPPDETDKRQENPNKPTEELHEVTEVQNGINPDSRANLGSDKNSKNCDQDMISLGEESGNSTESSESEESDSDDECVDERMNVKAKPKKKKTHYKHKFNSDWLSDKDLQKWIRKDEKDSTRFMCLVCNKSYIGGKTHALRHSKNKFHVKNFEAKQHTTDLANLCSSNVEFKKSVMLQKSVENAELKLSGFIAEHNLPFRVMEHLPGLLKNVFPDSVIAGKITCGRDKTRNIIVKKLAPDADQALSEKLQKCKFSILLDESTDKSVVKSMAVVARFWCPQLKRVCDRLLGLVEVPSATAQIMKGEVDKLLSVRNIPKENCIGFGWDNASVNMGEVMGLKALVKIDNPYVIVVGCVCHSLALCASNASKEIPLEFDEFVRDVYTYIQHSPKRIEAYAEFQGITDTKNHRLLKVCDVRWLSLESVVMRILEQWRALKVYFYEEFKAIKSASAEKVLKMMENVYTKLYLQFLGFILPQVNKLNILFQAEGVRLHCLCNEVSTVFGTILRNFLRPEVVENKPLGNYDPSNREYFLPLERIYMGANVEAEVIEKNIPAPTVHAFKLVCLKFYVKLAKEFYVRFYCNSTFKVLQKMKMIDPVVAASGREDLVPVLVMFPNLVNRQSLEELSSQWRSIPAESKHLPPQYLKSPEVFWGKLNELKNGLGSSKYAELCTFMFSVMFLPHSSACVERIFSAVSVVKTKSRNRLAVDTIYSLIRTREHIRDHGTCVSWNPQEKKKGSEEQAIVEVEDDQQEEIESLLRDIEDVMIS from the coding sequence ATGAAGCAATCAAAACttcaacagtttttcaaaaagccAGGACCTCCAGATGAGACAGATAAGAGACAAGAAAATCCGAACAAACCCACTGAAGAATTGCACGAGGTGACAGAAGTACAGAATGGAATAAACCCTGATAGCCGAGCAAACTTGGGCAGTGATAAGAACAGCAAAAACTGTGACCAGGATATGATATCACTAGGTGAAGAAAGCGGCAACAGTACTGAATCTAGTGAATCTGAAGAGTCTGACTCTGATGACGAATGTGTTGATGAGAGAATGAATGTCAAGgcaaagccaaaaaagaaaaagacacattACAAGCACAAATTTAACAGTGACTGGCTTTCTGACAAAGACCTGCAGAAATGGATTCGGAAGGATGAGAAGGACAGTACGAGATTTATGTGCCTGGTTTGCAACAAAAGTTACATTGGAGGAAAAACCCATGCTCTTCGacattccaaaaataaattccatGTAAAGAACTTTGAGGCAAAGCAGCATACAACTGATCTAGCAAACTTGTGCTCCAGTAACGTTGAATTTAAGAAAAGTGTGATGTTGCAGAAGAGTGTTGAGAATGCAGAGCTGAAGCTCAGCGGCTTTATTGCTGAACACAACCTGCCATTTAGGGTTATGGAACATCTGCCAGGGCTCCTAAAAAATGTGTTCCCTGATTCCGTGATCGCAGGTAAGATTACGTGCGGCCGTGACAAAACACGAAATATCATTGTGAAAAAGTTGGCACCTGATGCAGACCAGGCTCTCTCAGAGAAATTGCAGAAATGCAAGTTTTCAATCTTGTTGGATGAATCGACAGACAAATCTGTTGTTAAATCTATGGCTGTTGTTGCTCGCTTCTGGTGTCCTCAGTTAAAACGTGTTTGCGATCGCTTATTAGGACTTGTCGAGGTGCCATCAGCAACAGCTCAGATAATGAAGGGAGAAGTAGATAAGCTACTCAGCGTCAGAAATATCCCAAAAGAGAACTGCATAGGTTTCGGATGGGATAATGCCTCTGTGAACATGGGGGAGGTAATGGGGCTGAAGGCTCTTGTGAAAATTGACAATCCGTATGTTATTGTTGTAGGCTGTGTGTGCCATAGCCTTGCACTATGCGCGTCTAACGCCTCCAAAGAGATCCCACTAGAATTTGATGAGTTTGTCCGTGATGTATACACCTATATACAGCATTCACCAAAGCGTATTGAAGCATATGCAGAGTTTCAGGGGATAACAGATACGAAAAACCATAGACTGCTGAAAGTCTGTGACGTCCGTTGGCTGTCTCTCGAATCCGTAGTTATGCGAATTTTAGAACAGTGGAGAGCTCTGAAAGTGTACTTTTACGAGGAATTCAAGGCCATCAAGTCGGCCTCTGCTGAAAAGGTCCTGAAAATGATGGAAAATGTGTACACGAAACTGTACTTGCAGTTCCTGGGCTTCATTTTGCCGCAAGTCAACAAGCTGAACATATTGTTTCAAGCTGAGGGGGTTAGGCTGCACTGCCTTTGCAACGAGGTCTCTACGGTATTTGGGACTATCCTAAGGAACTTCCTACGTCCGGAAGTAGTTGAAAACAAGCCGTTAGGGAACTATGATCCGTCCAACCGGGAGTATTTCTTGCCTCTCGAACGAATCTATATGGGAGCAAACGTGGAAGCTGAGGTTATCGAGAAAAATATTCCTGCCCCAACAGTGCATGCGTTCAAACTAGTGTGTCTGAAGTTTTATGTGAAGTTGGCAAAGGAGTTTTATGTCCGCTTTTACTGCAACTCAACCTTTAAGGTTCtgcagaaaatgaaaatgatcgACCCGGTTGTGGCTGCCTCTGGCCGAGAGGATTTAGTACCAGTACTAGTCATGTTTCCTAACTTAGTCAACCGACAATCTCTAGAAGAATTGAGCTCTCAGTGGCGATCAATCCCTGCTGAATCAAAGCATTTGCCACCCCAATACTTGAAAAGTCCAGAGGTGTTCTGGGGGAAACTGAACGAGCTTAAAAATGGTCTTGGCTCTTCAAAGTATGCAGAGCTTTGTACATTCATGTTTTCTGTCATGTTCCTTCCACACTCATCGGCCTGTGTCGAACGTATTTTCAGTGCAGTGTCGGTGGTTAAAACGAAGTCTCGAAACCGCCTTGCAGTTGACACCATTTACTCCTTGATTCGGACAAGGGAGCATATTCGCGACCATGGTACTTGTGTCTCCTGGAACcctcaggaaaaaaagaaagggtcTGAAGAACAGGCAATTGTTGAAGTAGAAGATGATCAACAGGAGGAAATTGAGTCTCTGCTAAGAGATATTGAAGACGTGATGATCTCGTGA